The Aerococcus loyolae genome contains the following window.
TAAAGTTACTGGAGACCGTGGCGTCCCCGCATCTTCTTGATGGCGGCGTTTGTTATAGTAGAGGAAACGGTTTTGCTTATCGACAAAAGAAATTTCCACTTCTAAGTTATCAAGGATGGCTTGGACTTCATCCAAGGTTAACCAACCTGTCCCAAAATCTACCCGGGTATCGGTTTGGAAGGAGTAAGGTTCAGCGTCAGGATCTTCATCCCCTCTAGCATAGACTAAGGCCCGGTCTAAGGCGTATTGCATCCCCATCGTGGTATAGGTTGCCCCAGAAACCACATCAAATTCACGCTTGCTGCCATCTTCCTTGATTTGTTGGATTAATTTTTCTGAGGCTTGACCACCGAGTTCTGGCGTTTCAATGCCCCGATACTTGATATCGGTAATTTCGTTCTCGTCAACAGTCACTGCTAAGGACACTTTCCCCTTGTAGCCGTCCCCTTCACCATAATAGGTTCCTGGAGTAAATTCATTAGGTTCAGGTTCCCCGGCCGCGATCCTTAAGGCTTCTTTGACTGCCTGAATGAGTCCTTCAGAAGAATGCGTAGCGCCTGACAGAACATCCACATCAACACTTTGCTTATCTAGGATTTGATTAACCAAGTGCTTAATGGCTAGGCTACCAACATTTTCTGAATCAGCTTCAGAAACTTGAATATCTTCAATCTTATCTTCACTAACTTTTACATCAACTTCTACCATATCCAGAAAGCCCTGAGCTTCTT
Protein-coding sequences here:
- a CDS encoding FMN-binding protein, with translation MAKFKPGSYHEEAQGFLDMVEVDVKVSEDKIEDIQVSEADSENVGSLAIKHLVNQILDKQSVDVDVLSGATHSSEGLIQAVKEALRIAAGEPEPNEFTPGTYYGEGDGYKGKVSLAVTVDENEITDIKYRGIETPELGGQASEKLIQQIKEDGSKREFDVVSGATYTTMGMQYALDRALVYARGDEDPDAEPYSFQTDTRVDFGTGWLTLDEVQAILDNLEVEISFVDKQNRFLYYNKRRHQEDAGTPRSPVTLGGNVSDCHPPQIRTKVEGIMEDLHHGRRRSESMWYTKGNGNKVYLHYRPIYDQKGRYLGVLETVQNGKPFIDTAESSWDRTLHDPHVSNPFLGETAEDVNQWYQERYEAGLDDELQHAIEKPYIEASEGGPRPDTVSKATSKAKDKEENESKDAVSGASQHEHKMPNPMPKEEIERGRDSVSGPTAPH